One Flavobacterium cerinum genomic window, TATAATAGTTCATAAATTATTGATTTAGCGGTTAATTATCCGAACACCGCTTTTGTTAATCGGTGATGTATAAACTTCAAACGGTATTCCTGTTTCTGTATAGTTTTCTGCTATTGCAAATGCTACTTTTTTAGCTGTTTTGATTCCTTTATTTAAAGTGAAAATTGAAGGACCGGAACCGGATATTCCGGCACCTAAAGCACCGTTTTGAAGTGCCGTTTCTTTAATTTTATCAAAGCCCGGAATAAAAGGACTCCGAACCGGTTCCACGATTTTGTCGCTTAGTGATCGCTGCATCAGGTTGTAATCTTCAGTATATAGTCCGGCTATAAATCCGCCCAGATTTCCCCATTGTGCGATGGCATTTTTTAATGGGATTTCGGGAGCTAATACGGCTCGCATTTCAGCTGTTTTTAAAGCAATCTGCGGATGAATTACAGTAACATATAATTCCGAAGGTACCGGTAATGCTATTACATCCAGCGGTTCATATCCGCGGATCAATGTAAAACCGCCCAATAAAGCGGGAGCTACGTTATCGGCATGTTCGCAACCACTGGCTAAAGCTTCTCCTTTCATAGCAAAAGAAATAAGTTCTTTATTCGTAAAAGGATTACCACATAAAGCATTGAGTCCGAATACGGCACCGGCAGCACTGGCCGCAGAACTTCCAATACCGCTTCCGGCCTTGATCTTTTTATGAATTTCAATAGCAAAACCCTGATCGGTTCCCAATTGCTCTAAAAAGGCTTGTGCTGCGATACCGGCTACATTTTGTGTAACGTCAAGCGGTAAATCGGCTCCGGTTATCCGAGTGATCTGAATGCCTTTTTGGGCTGTTTTAGTGATTGTCATTTCGTCGCCAATGGTATCGAGACATAAGCCGAGAACGTC contains:
- a CDS encoding homoserine kinase; the encoded protein is MESIRLFCPATVANISCGFDVLGLCLDTIGDEMTITKTAQKGIQITRITGADLPLDVTQNVAGIAAQAFLEQLGTDQGFAIEIHKKIKAGSGIGSSAASAAGAVFGLNALCGNPFTNKELISFAMKGEALASGCEHADNVAPALLGGFTLIRGYEPLDVIALPVPSELYVTVIHPQIALKTAEMRAVLAPEIPLKNAIAQWGNLGGFIAGLYTEDYNLMQRSLSDKIVEPVRSPFIPGFDKIKETALQNGALGAGISGSGPSIFTLNKGIKTAKKVAFAIAENYTETGIPFEVYTSPINKSGVRIINR